The Brassica oleracea var. oleracea cultivar TO1000 chromosome C6, BOL, whole genome shotgun sequence genome includes a region encoding these proteins:
- the LOC106299034 gene encoding uncharacterized protein LOC106299034: protein MQMGDENPRIMYGVIITVYVDRQTTTPVRSFRARRRNECTWNRETGRARGYDRRANLLAYIRGMRAESLAGDLKGDDDVVESNSKPERKKKKRRWLKKMMSKIRLPFLRPFRRKNRTWKYRQFAPDEEEEGEAKAKPYRSDLWKKLKHVVGGLSRGCIRSRRNA, encoded by the exons ATGCAAATGGGAGATGAGAATCCACGGATCATGTACGGTGTGATCATCACCGTCTACGTTGATCGTCAAACGACGACGCCCGTCCGATCGTTTCGAGCTAGACGGAGAAATGAATGTACGTGGAATCGTGAGACTGGAAGGGCGAGGGGGTATGATCGTAGAGCGAATCTGCTAGCGTATATTCGAGGGATGAGAGCTGAAAGTCTAGCCGGAGATTTGAAAGGTGACGACGACGTCGTAGAGAGTAACAGCAAACCCGAGCGGAAG AAGAAGAAACGAAGGTGGCTAAAAAAAATGATGAGTAAGATCCGGTTACCGTTTCTCCGGCCGTTTCGTCGAAAAAATAGGACGTGGAAGTACCGACAATTTGCACCAGATGAAGAAGAAGAAGGAGAAGCAAAGGCTAAACCTTACCGTTCAGATCTTTGG AAAAAGCTTAAACATGTAGTCGGAGGATTATCACGCGGCTGCATACGAAGTAGAAGAAACGCATGA
- the LOC106299040 gene encoding uncharacterized protein LOC106299040 produces the protein MGKIKKVNRKARIAAAPYPPPPSCCKKEWAGSTCPVCLESPHNAVLLLCSSYHKGCRPYMCATSSRFANCLDQYKKSYGNEDSEQPQLLCPLCRGQVKGWTVVEDARVHFNSKRRTCMQDSCSFVGKFKNLKKHMKEKHPDACPRAIDPALESKWKRLERERDRRDVISTIMSSIPGAVVLGDYVIEPRNGGVYDDEDDEDDYSSDDDMSNNGVLNLDSWQGQGHHIRFIDMDASDFASSSRSHASPSGLLLPRDQRGGNRDR, from the coding sequence ATGGGGAAAATCAAGAAAGTGAATCGTAAGGCTCGCATTGCTGCTGCTCCTTACCCACCACCACCTTCGTGTTGCAAGAAAGAATGGGCAGGCTCAACATGCCCAGTATGTTTGGAGTCTCCACACAACGCTGTTCTTCTCCTGTGCTCCTCCTATCACAAAGGATGCCGTCCTTACATGTGCGCGACGAGCAGCCGTTTCGCCAACTGTCTCGACCAGTACAAGAAGTCATACGGTAACGAAGACTCAGAGCAGCCTCAGCTTCTGTGTCCGCTCTGCAGAGGTCAGGTGAAAGGCTGGACTGTCGTGGAAGACGCCCGGGTGCATTTCAACTCCAAGAGAAGGACCTGTATGCAGGACAGCTGCTCCTTTGTGGGGAAATTCAAAAACCTCAAGAAACACATGAAGGAGAAGCACCCAGACGCTTGCCCCAGGGCCATTGATCCAGCTCTTGAAAGTAAATGGAAGAGGCTTGAGAGGGAGAGAGACAGAAGAGACGTGATAAGCACGATAATGTCGTCGATCCCGGGTGCTGTTGTGTTGGGAGATTATGTCATTGAGCCTCGTAACGGAGGTGTTTATGATGACGAAGATGACGAAGATGATTACAGCTCAGATGATGATATGAGCAACAACGGTGTATTGAATCTAGATTCATGGCAAGGACAAGGCCATCACATTCGTTTTATAGATATGGATGCAAGCGACTTCGCATCGTCTTCTCGATCTCATGCTTCTCCAAGCGGTTTGCTCTTACCAAGGGACCAGAGAGGCGGCAATAGAGATCGGTAA